Proteins from a single region of Vibrio sp. DW001:
- a CDS encoding LysR family transcriptional regulator: MNTSDLNLFIRIVETGSITETARQLNVTPSAVSSALKRLENQLDIQLLIRTTRRLRITPQGEQFLFYCRQALDSLEQGRVAAHVTQGKVSGKLRLSVSSDLGRNTLLPWIDELLDQHPMLSVDLMVGDSLSDFFQDQVDMVLRYGKPEDSTMVSFQIATTRRVTCASPDYISTFGEPIHPKDLREYHCLLYRRAGRLFNHWEYMENSSTYKIKVDCNRVSNDTDIVRRWAVNGKGITYRSEIDIMPDLRCGRLVRLLTDYESPPVELHLICPSREQVTPAVIAFRELLREKIASVMSA, from the coding sequence ATGAACACTTCAGATCTGAACCTATTCATACGAATTGTAGAGACGGGCAGCATAACGGAAACGGCAAGACAACTTAATGTAACGCCTTCTGCTGTTAGTTCCGCCCTGAAAAGATTAGAGAACCAACTCGATATACAGCTACTCATAAGAACGACTAGGCGATTGAGAATTACACCTCAAGGGGAGCAATTTCTGTTTTATTGTCGTCAAGCGTTAGATAGTTTGGAACAGGGTCGCGTTGCGGCCCATGTCACCCAAGGAAAAGTCAGTGGGAAGTTACGATTGTCAGTGTCATCTGATTTAGGACGTAATACTCTTCTCCCTTGGATCGATGAGTTGTTAGATCAGCATCCTATGTTGTCGGTAGATTTGATGGTAGGTGATTCATTATCTGACTTTTTTCAGGATCAAGTTGATATGGTTCTTCGTTATGGGAAGCCTGAAGATTCAACTATGGTTTCATTTCAAATTGCGACGACGAGAAGGGTTACTTGTGCTTCTCCAGACTATATCTCCACGTTCGGGGAGCCAATACATCCTAAAGATTTACGAGAATATCATTGTTTATTGTATCGACGTGCAGGTCGTCTTTTTAATCATTGGGAGTATATGGAAAACTCAAGTACATACAAAATCAAGGTAGATTGTAATCGAGTAAGTAATGATACGGACATCGTAAGGCGGTGGGCGGTAAATGGAAAAGGTATTACCTACCGTTCTGAAATAGATATTATGCCAGATTTGCGTTGTGGACGACTCGTTCGGTTATTAACTGACTACGAATCACCGCCTGTCGAACTACATTTAATTTGTCCGAGTAGAGAACAGGTCACGCCCGCTGTTATAGCCTTCAGGGAATTACTTCGGGAGAAAATCGCATCAGTGATGTCTGCTTAA
- a CDS encoding sigma-70 family RNA polymerase sigma factor — MINRTDEQLMAAFGKGEQDAFSELYQRHKDPLYRYFVRQLEPSQNAHAEELFQDVWFRVVDKRESYTPSAKFTTWLYRMAHNLIIDEYRKRMSEKAYSAQINNEKFTELHDPTEQNKGAIKHCMSQLAPLQREAFLLRYESGFESAQICTIVDAKPEAIKTRLRYALDQLRQCLTRKLGGQE; from the coding sequence ATGATAAACAGAACCGATGAACAACTAATGGCAGCATTTGGGAAAGGCGAGCAAGACGCTTTTTCCGAGCTGTATCAACGGCACAAGGACCCGCTTTATCGATACTTTGTGAGGCAGCTTGAACCCTCACAAAATGCTCACGCGGAAGAGCTGTTCCAAGACGTATGGTTTCGAGTTGTCGACAAGCGAGAGTCCTATACACCATCAGCCAAATTTACCACTTGGTTGTATAGAATGGCGCATAACTTGATTATCGATGAATATCGAAAACGCATGTCTGAAAAAGCGTATAGCGCACAAATCAACAATGAAAAATTCACTGAATTACACGACCCAACCGAGCAAAATAAAGGCGCGATAAAACACTGTATGTCACAGCTTGCCCCCCTTCAGCGAGAAGCCTTTTTATTGCGATACGAATCCGGTTTCGAATCCGCTCAAATCTGCACGATTGTTGACGCAAAACCAGAGGCGATAAAAACCCGTCTTCGCTATGCATTAGATCAATTACGCCAATGCCTAACACGCAAACTAGGAGGTCAAGAATGA
- a CDS encoding LysR family transcriptional regulator yields the protein MDMNKLMVLLPEMAIFVVVIEEGSFSRAAIKLGVAPSSVSRSVARLENALQQKLIERTTRSLRLSTIGEEVFCLCIDMLNSAKSAVNAAYSESDTISGLVRVSAPKALARQVLSPIILDFLQTHPNVSIQIQSEDHFIDPIGNEVDVVIHITDKPVEGLVAKLLGNSRLVLCASPAYIDTHGVPHSPSDLVTHNCIRLGESAADRKWSFNLERNIETVNIDGNFAANHTEIRKDAVLRGLGISVFPEFTINELIQSGEVVEVLPDWTLNGRYQGQIVAQYLQSKYVPAQLKLFVEYLHEQMLDCR from the coding sequence GTGGATATGAATAAGTTGATGGTACTTTTACCAGAGATGGCTATCTTTGTTGTTGTTATTGAGGAAGGCAGTTTTTCAAGAGCGGCAATAAAACTTGGCGTCGCGCCTTCATCGGTTAGCCGTTCGGTAGCAAGGCTAGAGAATGCACTGCAGCAAAAATTGATTGAAAGAACCACCAGAAGCCTGCGCCTGAGTACAATTGGTGAAGAGGTATTTTGTCTCTGTATCGATATGTTGAACTCAGCTAAATCGGCAGTGAATGCTGCCTATTCAGAATCGGATACGATTTCTGGTTTGGTTCGAGTTTCGGCGCCTAAGGCTTTGGCTAGACAAGTATTATCGCCAATTATTTTGGATTTTCTGCAGACCCACCCTAATGTCTCTATTCAGATTCAATCCGAAGATCATTTCATTGATCCAATCGGCAATGAGGTAGATGTTGTCATCCATATTACCGATAAACCCGTTGAAGGCTTGGTTGCCAAATTATTAGGAAATAGTCGGCTGGTTCTATGCGCTAGCCCTGCATACATTGACACACATGGTGTGCCGCATTCACCATCTGATTTGGTCACACATAACTGCATTCGATTGGGTGAGTCAGCCGCGGATAGGAAATGGTCGTTTAACCTTGAACGTAACATAGAAACGGTTAATATCGACGGAAACTTTGCAGCAAATCATACCGAAATAAGAAAAGATGCAGTGTTGAGAGGGCTAGGTATTTCGGTGTTTCCAGAGTTTACTATTAACGAACTTATTCAGTCAGGAGAGGTGGTAGAAGTGCTCCCTGATTGGACATTAAATGGTCGCTATCAAGGGCAAATAGTTGCACAATATTTACAATCGAAATATGTACCAGCTCAATTAAAGCTATTTGTAGAATACCTGCACGAGCAGATGCTAGACTGCCGGTAG
- a CDS encoding DMT family transporter, giving the protein MNIATESKQHSTFTFPTTEVLLLLVAIVWGTSYGLTKSALSYTSVLLFIAIRFSMTCCCLLPFVLNDIAKQRNKDWIVSLPTGFILAAIFFFEVYGVSKTTAANAAFLISLNVIFTAFIQNIVNKEKPSVGLITLCASSVFGVLLLTDSLNVSISLNAGDYCILSAAVLRALMVTTTRRLTNGKQIANTTLTFVQSFVVASCSVIALFTTVEFSVISLPTELSFWLYVTYLVLFCTLLAFFVQNYAVRKISATKTSLLMGSEPLFGAIFAYFWLNETFTALQLFGAAIILTSVILTSNRNI; this is encoded by the coding sequence ATGAACATAGCAACTGAATCTAAACAGCATTCTACCTTTACGTTTCCAACCACCGAGGTACTGTTACTGCTTGTCGCCATCGTATGGGGAACCAGCTATGGCTTAACAAAAAGTGCGCTCAGTTACACCTCGGTACTGCTGTTTATTGCTATTCGGTTTTCCATGACTTGTTGTTGCCTTCTCCCTTTTGTTTTGAATGACATTGCAAAACAAAGGAATAAGGATTGGATAGTGTCATTACCAACGGGGTTTATATTGGCCGCTATCTTCTTCTTTGAGGTTTATGGCGTAAGCAAAACTACCGCAGCAAACGCCGCATTTCTTATAAGTCTCAATGTCATTTTTACTGCCTTTATTCAGAACATAGTTAATAAAGAAAAGCCGAGTGTGGGGTTAATAACACTTTGTGCCTCAAGCGTGTTTGGGGTGTTGTTACTCACTGACTCTTTAAACGTGAGTATCTCACTTAACGCAGGCGACTACTGCATCCTTAGCGCTGCTGTACTTCGCGCATTAATGGTCACAACAACAAGACGATTAACCAATGGCAAGCAAATAGCAAACACGACGCTTACTTTTGTTCAATCTTTTGTCGTCGCCAGTTGCTCCGTTATCGCACTCTTTACCACAGTAGAATTCTCCGTAATATCTCTGCCAACCGAACTTAGCTTTTGGCTATATGTTACTTATTTAGTCCTATTCTGTACGCTGCTGGCTTTTTTTGTACAAAACTATGCAGTCAGAAAAATTTCTGCCACCAAAACGTCGTTGTTAATGGGTAGTGAGCCGTTGTTTGGTGCAATATTTGCGTATTTTTGGTTAAACGAAACCTTTACCGCGCTGCAACTGTTCGGCGCCGCTATTATTTTGACTAGCGTCATTCTTACTTCCAATCGAAATATTTAG
- a CDS encoding VWA domain-containing protein, producing MTLRKISTVFTALTAVMGCSDQIANEQDQASNSNTQQVATTEVITRETKIHAIEEQEMYAAAVLERQSKSKLSKQAVRSAHVSQMDMMLRLEPPTYNQDRDNYLESVSNNVHQVLNTPLSTFSIDVDTGSYANVRSYLNMGRKPPTDAIREEAFINYFDYQYAASQNKNQPFSVNTEIAPSPWNEHRQLLRIALKGYDVPQTERKSSNLVFLVDVSGSMNEPNKLPLLVQSLSMLVKELNEKDTVSLVTYAGHSSVVLEPTKGNEKETITNALKSLSAGGGTYGESGITMAYQQARASFINEGVNRVILATDGDFNVGIASIDALKKMIANERDKGVSLTTLGFGRGNYNDAMMEQLANIGDGNHAYIDTLHEAKKVLLRQMSGTLQTIASDVKIQIEFNPNIVKEYRLIGYQNRILKDEDFNNDKVDAGEIGAGHTVTALYEITLAGEKGQIDDLRYDRKAITAENFEGELAQVKVRYKLPESKKSVLTTSIVSSHQIKERFNHASEDFQFASSVAAFAQKLKDNDYLDSFSYEKIADIARENRGKDPYNYRGEFISLVELAQSL from the coding sequence ATGACTTTACGCAAGATATCAACGGTATTCACGGCGCTGACCGCAGTAATGGGTTGCAGTGACCAGATAGCTAACGAACAAGACCAAGCATCAAACTCAAACACACAGCAGGTCGCCACAACCGAAGTTATTACTCGAGAGACAAAAATTCACGCTATAGAAGAACAAGAAATGTATGCTGCTGCTGTATTAGAAAGACAATCGAAATCCAAATTATCTAAACAAGCCGTGCGTTCTGCGCACGTATCTCAAATGGATATGATGCTTAGACTAGAGCCGCCGACTTACAACCAAGATCGTGACAACTACCTTGAAAGTGTCAGCAATAACGTACATCAGGTACTTAATACCCCTCTATCCACGTTTTCTATTGATGTGGATACTGGCAGTTATGCCAACGTTCGTAGTTATCTCAATATGGGCCGTAAACCCCCTACCGACGCGATTCGTGAAGAAGCTTTCATCAACTATTTTGACTATCAATACGCTGCATCACAGAACAAAAATCAACCATTTTCGGTTAATACCGAAATTGCCCCCTCTCCTTGGAACGAGCATCGACAGCTGCTTCGAATCGCACTTAAAGGTTATGACGTCCCACAGACTGAACGTAAATCTTCAAATTTGGTCTTCTTAGTCGATGTTTCTGGCTCCATGAATGAACCAAATAAACTGCCCTTACTAGTACAAAGCCTTTCCATGTTAGTTAAGGAGCTGAACGAGAAAGACACCGTGAGCTTAGTGACCTATGCAGGTCATTCAAGTGTCGTACTCGAGCCAACAAAAGGAAATGAAAAAGAGACCATTACCAACGCGCTAAAAAGCCTGTCTGCGGGAGGAGGAACCTACGGAGAAAGTGGCATTACCATGGCCTACCAACAAGCACGTGCTAGTTTCATCAACGAGGGGGTAAATCGCGTAATCTTAGCCACAGATGGCGATTTTAATGTAGGTATAGCGAGTATTGATGCGCTAAAAAAGATGATTGCCAACGAACGTGACAAAGGGGTCTCACTAACAACACTTGGCTTTGGTCGTGGTAATTACAATGATGCGATGATGGAGCAACTCGCTAACATTGGTGATGGTAATCATGCGTATATTGATACCTTACATGAAGCTAAAAAAGTTCTACTTCGTCAGATGAGTGGCACATTACAAACCATTGCGTCGGATGTTAAAATTCAGATTGAATTCAACCCAAATATTGTCAAAGAGTACCGTTTAATCGGATATCAGAACCGTATTCTGAAAGACGAAGACTTTAACAACGACAAAGTAGATGCGGGTGAAATAGGAGCGGGTCATACCGTAACGGCATTATACGAAATCACACTTGCAGGCGAAAAAGGTCAAATAGACGACCTACGGTACGATCGCAAAGCTATAACAGCAGAAAATTTTGAAGGTGAGCTAGCGCAAGTGAAGGTACGTTACAAATTACCAGAGTCAAAAAAGAGCGTTTTGACCACGAGCATCGTAAGCAGCCATCAGATAAAAGAACGCTTTAACCATGCCAGTGAAGACTTCCAATTTGCTTCTAGCGTTGCTGCATTTGCTCAAAAGCTTAAGGACAACGACTACTTAGATAGCTTCTCCTATGAAAAAATTGCTGATATTGCCCGAGAAAATCGTGGCAAAGACCCGTACAATTATCGTGGAGAATTTATTAGCTTAGTTGAATTAGCACAGAGTCTTTAA
- a CDS encoding NADH:flavin oxidoreductase/NADH oxidase family protein, with protein MNKPNDPCHLLGCTLELPCGAVIKNRLIKSAMSDSLADGEGNPTTEQARLYERWAEGGVGLSIVGEVQVDPRFPEKPGNLVLDPHSNLKALQVLTSRASIDETHIWPQLGHAGGLAYSSISQPKGPSELNIGGFRCLGMTEGEVAELPGMYARAAEIAKKSGFTGVQIHAGHGFLLSQFLSPLFNRRTDQYGGSIEARSKIIVTIIEKVRSVVGCAFPIGIKINTSDQIEGGLTQEDALKAISILNQTSIDLIELSGGSYFPGAKSCSDSGSTGPYFVGFAKKAKRLTRIPLVVTGGFKTRAQVVHALSSETFDFVGLGRALALIPDLPTKWLKGMGIDPNFPRFESPPQGGVTAWYTMLLTTLGSDNEIDLNLTLIAAIQSYEQRDKARIMKWLTKYN; from the coding sequence ATGAATAAACCAAATGATCCTTGTCATTTACTTGGCTGCACATTAGAACTTCCCTGTGGTGCAGTAATAAAAAATCGACTTATAAAATCAGCGATGTCTGATTCATTAGCAGACGGAGAAGGAAACCCAACAACCGAACAGGCTCGGCTTTATGAACGATGGGCTGAAGGTGGCGTCGGTTTGTCCATCGTTGGTGAGGTTCAGGTGGATCCTAGATTTCCTGAAAAACCTGGCAATCTGGTATTAGATCCTCATTCAAATCTTAAAGCATTGCAGGTATTAACCTCCCGAGCTTCAATTGATGAGACCCACATATGGCCTCAGTTAGGTCATGCTGGAGGGTTAGCCTACTCGTCAATAAGCCAACCTAAAGGACCATCTGAGCTAAATATAGGTGGCTTTCGTTGCTTAGGGATGACAGAGGGAGAAGTTGCTGAACTACCCGGTATGTATGCTAGAGCAGCAGAAATTGCAAAAAAATCTGGATTCACAGGTGTGCAAATTCATGCTGGTCATGGTTTTTTGCTTAGCCAATTCCTATCCCCATTATTTAACCGACGTACCGACCAGTATGGCGGCTCCATAGAGGCGCGTAGCAAAATTATCGTCACGATCATTGAAAAAGTCCGAAGCGTTGTTGGTTGCGCATTTCCTATTGGAATTAAGATCAACACGTCTGATCAGATAGAAGGAGGCCTGACCCAAGAAGACGCTTTAAAGGCAATTTCAATTTTAAACCAAACCTCTATCGACTTGATTGAGTTAAGCGGAGGGTCTTATTTCCCAGGAGCAAAGTCTTGTTCTGATAGTGGTTCAACCGGGCCATATTTCGTTGGTTTTGCAAAAAAGGCTAAGCGTTTAACGCGTATACCATTGGTTGTTACGGGTGGTTTTAAGACTCGGGCACAGGTAGTACACGCATTATCTTCAGAGACATTTGATTTTGTTGGACTGGGGCGCGCACTAGCGCTGATCCCAGACCTCCCTACAAAGTGGCTAAAAGGAATGGGAATCGACCCAAACTTTCCAAGATTTGAATCCCCACCTCAAGGCGGCGTTACGGCTTGGTATACTATGCTCTTAA